In a genomic window of Urocitellus parryii isolate mUroPar1 chromosome 2, mUroPar1.hap1, whole genome shotgun sequence:
- the Kctd4 gene encoding BTB/POZ domain-containing protein KCTD4: protein MERKIIRREKEKEYEGKHNSLEDTDQGKNCKSTLMTLNVGGYLYITQKQTLTKYPDTFLEGIVNGKILCPFDADGHYFIDRDGLLFRHVLNFLRNGELLLPEGFRENQLLAQEAEFFQLKGLAEEVKSRWEKEQLTPRETTFLEITDNHDRSQGLRIFCNAPDFISKIKSRIVLVSKSRLDGFPEEFSISSNIIQFKYFIKSENGTRLVLKEDNTFVCTLETLKFEAIMMALKCGFRLLTSLDCSKGSIVHSDALHFIK from the coding sequence ATGGAGCGTAaaataatcagaagagaaaaagaaaaggaatatgaaGGGAAACACAACAGCCTGGAAGACACTGACCAAGGAAAGAACTGCAAATCTACACTGATGACTCTCAACGTTGGTGGATATTTATACATTACTCAAAAACAGACACTGACCAAGTACCCAGACACTTTCCTTGAAGGTATAGTAAATGGAAAAATCCTTTGTCCATTTGATGCTGATGGCCATTATTTCATAGACAGGGATGGACTCCTCTTCAGGCATGTCCTAAACTTCCTACGAAATGGAGAACTTCTGTTGCCAGAAGGGTTTCGAGAAAATCAACTTCTCGCACAAGAAGCAGAATTCTTTCAGCTCAAGGGACTGGCGGAGGAAGTGAAATCCAGGTGGGAAAAAGAACAGCTAACACCCAGAGAAACCACTTTCTTGGAAATAACAGATAACCATGATCGTTCACAAGGACTGAGGATCTTCTGTAATGCTCCTGATTTCATATCAAAAATTAAATCTCGAATTGTTCTGGTGTCTAAAAGCAGGCTGGATGGATTTCCAGAGGAGTTTTCAATATCGTCAAATATCATTCAATTTAAATACTTCATAAAGTCTGAAAATGGCACTCGACTGGTACTAAAGGAAGACAACACCTTTGTCTGTACCTTGGAAACTCTGAAGTTTGAGGCTATAATGATGGCGTTAAAGTGTGGTTTTAGACTGCTGACCAGCCTGGATTGTTCCAAAGGGTCAATTGTTCACAGCGATGCACTTCATTTTATCAAGTAA